Genomic segment of Agrobacterium larrymoorei:
GAAGAACAACGTTTCGCACCTGTCGGACCGTATGCGCCGCGATGTGGGGCTTCCGGTGAATGAACCGTTGCCGGGCCAGCCACTGCTGCCTCCATGGTTCCCGCGTTTCTGATTGAGCACCTCCGGCTGGTAAAACAGCTTGAGGTGCTTTTCCTTTGTTTTTCAAAGCGAAATTCACTTCGACGTCAGCAAGCGTCTCCAGAATGTTCTGTGCCGGCATGAGGCTGGGTGTGAATAGGTTCGGCCATCCGCCCGCTCTCCTCCTTTTGCGGTGCAGCATCGATGGATTGCAAGGCGCGAAAGCGAGGCGTATGGGATTCGGAGCTTATTCAACTTTTGTCTAGGAGGGACGACCATGTCTGGCGTCTATCAGCCGTCATCGAGTTCGAAAGTTGCCACGGTCCTTCGGGTCACCAGCGGCAATTTCATGGAGATGTTCGACTTCTTTCTCTTCGGATTCTACGCGAGCTATATTGCAAAAGCGTTCTTTCCGGCAGGCGATGATTTCGCATCGCTGATGCTGACATTCATGACCTTCGGCGCAGGCTTTCTGATGCGCCCACTCGGTGCGATTTTCCTTGGCGCCTATGTGGATCGGCTGGGTCGCCGTCGGGGTCTGCTCGTTACGCTCGGCATCATGGCCTTCGGTACGATCCTGATTGCCTTCGTGCCCGGTTACGCTTCCATAGGGCTTCTTGCTCCGGCTCTGGTCCTCATCGGGCGTCTGCTTCAAGGCTTTTCCGCCGGTGTGGAACTGGGTGGCGTGTCCGTTTATCTGGCTGAGATGGCAACGCCCGGAAATAAGGGTTTCTATGTCTCCTGGCAGTCTGGAAGTCAGCAGGTCGCCGTCATGGTCGCGGCGGTTCTCGGCTACTATCTCAACCACGCGCTCACGGCAGAGCAACTCGCGGCCTGGGGCTGGCGCGTGCCGTTCTTCATCGGCTGTGCCATCGTGCCTTTCCTGTTTTACATCCGGCGTTCGCTGGAGGAAACGAAGGAATTCATCGAAAGGCCACACCGCCCGACCTCGAACGAGATATTCAGAACGGTCGTCAAAAACTGGAAGATCGTGCTGCTCGGCATGATGATGGTTGTGATGACCACCGTGTCCTTCTACACCATCACCGTCTATACGCCGACCTTCGGCAAGACTGTGCTCAAGCTGTCTGAAACCGATAGCCTCATTGTCACCTTCTGTGTTGCACTTGCCAACCTGTTCTGGCTGCCGGTCATGGGTGCGCTGTCGGATAGAATTGGGCGGCGCGGGATTCTCGCATTCTTCTCAGGCCTT
This window contains:
- a CDS encoding MFS transporter, whose amino-acid sequence is MSGVYQPSSSSKVATVLRVTSGNFMEMFDFFLFGFYASYIAKAFFPAGDDFASLMLTFMTFGAGFLMRPLGAIFLGAYVDRLGRRRGLLVTLGIMAFGTILIAFVPGYASIGLLAPALVLIGRLLQGFSAGVELGGVSVYLAEMATPGNKGFYVSWQSGSQQVAVMVAAVLGYYLNHALTAEQLAAWGWRVPFFIGCAIVPFLFYIRRSLEETKEFIERPHRPTSNEIFRTVVKNWKIVLLGMMMVVMTTVSFYTITVYTPTFGKTVLKLSETDSLIVTFCVALANLFWLPVMGALSDRIGRRGILAFFSGLTLLTAYPVLAWLVAAPTFGKMLAALLWLSFLYGSYNGAMVVALTEIVPKDVRTTGFSLAYALATALFGGFTPLVSTWLIEVTGNHAAPGMWMAFAGLCGLLATIAVYWSASGRNDRGVPAATPYGSA